The DNA region GCTCGGCTGAAGCAGATAGCTTGAGTTTATTTCCCAGGGAGCCCAGACTTATTGTGCAAAAGGCTGAAAAATATCTTCTGAAGAGCGGGATTGCAGACAAGAGTTTATGGGGACCGGAATTCGAGTTCTACATCTTCGACAGCGTGAGTTACAAGAACGACATCAATATGTCTTCCTACATCATCGATTCAAGTGAGGCAGACTGGAACTCAGGCTTGATGGTGGGTAAGAATTTGGGACATAAAATCCCTCCGCGTAGCGGATATGAGGCTATCCCACCTTTAGACGATCTTTTCAATATTCGTTCAGAGATGGTAAAGCTGATTGAGGAGAGCGGGATAAAAATAAGGTATCATCATCACGAGGTTGGTGGTCCGGGGCAATCGGAGATAGAGATTATCTCGGTGGAGCTTTCCACAATCGGGGATACGAGCATGTGGATCAAATATCTGATAAAGATGGTTGCAAAAAAGCACAACCACACAGTCACCTTTATGCCCAAGCCCCTGTACAATGAAGCCGGGAACGGAATGCATTTTCACCAGAATCTTTTTAAGAAGGGGAAACCTTTATTCTATGACAAAAAGGGATATGGGGGGCTGAGCAAACTGGCTTTGTATTATATCGGCGGGCTGTTGACCCACGGTTCGGCTCTTTTAGCTTTCACCAACCCCAGCACCAATTCTTATAAAAGACTGGTTCCTGGTTTTGAAGCTCCGGTAAAACTATTTTTCTCCTTAGCTAATCGCAGCGCAGCAATCCGGATTCCTAAATATGCTTACAATGACCCTCTGGAAAAAAGGGTGGAATTCCGCCCTGCAGATGCCTCGTGCAACATCTATTTAGCAGTAGTTGCCCAGCTTTTAGCTGGACTGGATGGTATAAAAAAGAAAATCGACCCGATGAAAGCTGGTTTTGGTCCCATTGACAAGAATGTTTTTCTTCTGCCTGCAGAGGAAAAAGTCAGGATAAAGAGCTTGCCATCATCTTTAAAAGAAGCCTTAGATGCGCTGGAGAAGGATTGCGATTTCCTGCTCTCCGGAGGAATTTTCACCGAAGACCTTCTGGAGGCCTGGATAGATTACAAATTGAATCGGGAATATAATGAGGTCAGGAACAGGCCTCATCCTTTTGAGATTAGCTTATACTATGATGTCTAAATCTAAAAAATCAAAGGGAGCTGAATTGAATACTCTCAAGCAGGGTCAGATAGACTGACCCGAAGAAAGAAGTCTCAGGAAAAACCAGGAAAATTCAGAATTCGTTCAGTCAGAGGCGGGACTGCGTAATTACGGTAGGATGAGTAACCCGCCGAACAAAAATCATTAAGACTTTCAGCTCAAACTTTAGGAAAAGGAGGAAAATAAATTGAAATCCAAAAAAGAAGTCCTGGAGTTGATCAAGGAAAACAACGTCAACTATATCCGGCTGTGGTTCTCGGACATCTTGGGAGCCTTAAAGGGGATGTCGGTTACTGCCAGGGAGATGGAGCAGATCCTGGATGAGGGACAGGGTTTTGACGGCTCTTCAGTCGAGGGATTTGTCAGGATTGAGGAAAGCGATCTGGTGGCTATGCCGGACCCCCAGACTTTCAGGATATTACCCTGGTCAGTCAATGATGAGAAAGTAGGCCTGATGATCTGCGATGTCCTGAATCCGGATGGCTCCCCTTTTGCCGGCGATAGTCGCTATGCTCTGAAAAAGGTTTTAGAAAAGATAAGAAAAAAAGGGTGGACCTTCTATTGCGGTCCTGAAATAGAATATTTCTATTTCCCCTCCAAGGATAAGCCGGAGCCGATTGACGATGGCGGTTATTTTGATTACAGCACAGTAAGTCCTGGAACTAAGATGAGGAAAGCGGCTGCAACTGCTCTGGAGAAGATGGGGATTCAGG from Candidatus Zixiibacteriota bacterium includes:
- the glnA gene encoding type I glutamate--ammonia ligase produces the protein MFRSINQVLIFARQKKIEMIDLKYSDLFGRWHHLSLPAGQLNQKMFKTGVPYDGSSTPGFKSLESGDMALLPDISTAQLDPFWEVPTLSFICSSAEADSLSLFPREPRLIVQKAEKYLLKSGIADKSLWGPEFEFYIFDSVSYKNDINMSSYIIDSSEADWNSGLMVGKNLGHKIPPRSGYEAIPPLDDLFNIRSEMVKLIEESGIKIRYHHHEVGGPGQSEIEIISVELSTIGDTSMWIKYLIKMVAKKHNHTVTFMPKPLYNEAGNGMHFHQNLFKKGKPLFYDKKGYGGLSKLALYYIGGLLTHGSALLAFTNPSTNSYKRLVPGFEAPVKLFFSLANRSAAIRIPKYAYNDPLEKRVEFRPADASCNIYLAVVAQLLAGLDGIKKKIDPMKAGFGPIDKNVFLLPAEEKVRIKSLPSSLKEALDALEKDCDFLLSGGIFTEDLLEAWIDYKLNREYNEVRNRPHPFEISLYYDV